The Equus quagga isolate Etosha38 chromosome 20, UCLA_HA_Equagga_1.0, whole genome shotgun sequence genomic interval AATTTATTTTAGCAGCAAGGAATGAACGCTTAACAAATTGATGCGTTCTATTAAAGTTTCAAATAAAAGTTTGTGCTTTAAGCTAACCATTTTAGTATCATTTTCAAGTGACAAGTACTGTGTTTTACAGGTCTTTTATCATAGAAGGTAGCGCTGAGCACATCCTTGATGGCTGTGAGGGAGGGATAAAAGTGTGCTCagcttatataaattattaagaGTGGGTACAAAGCAAATTTTCTGCTTGCACTGTTAGCCTGTAGAATAcatgtttttgtatttgtgtgtgtacatatatgtgctATACATAGAGATTAGGTAGAACATTGGGTTACTTACCTTCTcttttttcagataagaaatagCATTATATTGTTTTGTCTGAATCCAGGTCCAAGGCCACCTTTGGCTAAATTAAGCAATGTTACCTGCATCCCAGAGACAACTTATAAATATCCTGATTTGCCTATAAATCGATGtaaagaagaggtaaaattatttttgtcataatGTAATTTtgctctttgaataaatacccaagGCCCAGCACTTTTGGCTGATAGGTCGACAGTGGTGAGGTGCCAGGTGAGCACACCAGGCGTGTGCAAGGCCCTGTGGCAGACGGTGGAGGGCGTACTGGGCACAGGAGGTGGTTGTATGCATAACCACCTGGAGAGTCTTCCTTTGACTGGACTTCGTTTGTTCAGCCTTCCCCTGAGCTCGTCTCCTCACTCTGAGTGTGTGGTGTAGTCTTCCCTCCTATAGAGGAACTGTGAGGACACACCTGCTCATTCCCAGGAGGGTACTATTATGTGCTATACATAGAGATTAGGTAGAACATTGGGTTACTTACCTTCTCTTTTTTCAGACCTATCAGCAGCTCATTGCCCAGTCTTTTTATAGAGAAATAATGTGCCTCAGCCCCGGGACTCCAGCATTCCGTGGGATTTTCTTTACACTTTTGCTCGTTTTTCTGCCTAGTGGTTGATTTGGTCAATCATTGGTACATCATGTTATGAACAATGCTGGGCCAGATAAAGCAGCAGGATGATTACGTTTTCAATTATTTACATGTTATTAAACATTGTTAAAAGTAAGCACtgaaacttttattaaatatactAGTGGAAGAAGCAgttacagataaaataaaaactgtagatgtttcaaatttaatttttattttgctttagatTAAATCACACAACTTTGTAGAATAGGTAtactttgttaatttttagagaccaatattcaaattattttgtgtTCCCGGACCGTAGCAATAGCTAGAGAGATAAGAGCTTAAATACATTTAAGGTGGAGGTAGGGGAGTGTTGGGGAGGAATTGgattggagttttaaaaatgctCCATTCAGTCTGTAGGTGGGACAGtggaaattgtttaaaaatgtgtctgaagaatttcaaatgaaatttaaaaaccagtTGAGTGTAGTAACAACTGTTTTTTCGTGTTTCTTAGGATTTCATGTGcagtagaattattttaaaatttcaaaatgatagaaatttagaCTTAGCCAGAGCTATAGAAATCTAgtttggtattttcatttttatagatgaagaaattgagacctAGAGAGCTGAAGTTGGTGTGGTTTTTCCATAGTCATAACAGTTATTTCATAGTGGTCAAATTGGTTTTAAACATAGCAACCCCACAGAACCTTCTTGCTCTCTTTTGTGATGTCAGATAGttattaatttaacttttaaagatgaaaggaaaataagtcCTGAAAGTCTTCCTAAGATAAAGCTTCTAGTTCATAGGTAATACTTTATATCGTTGTTAATTTTGCAGCAATTTTGAAAGAATTGTGTTTAAATTCTAGGTTATTTCTTTGATAGAAAGTAATTCTGTGGTGATTATTCATGGTGCCACAGGGAGCGGTAAAAGTACTCAGCTCCCACAGTATATCTTGGATCATTACATTCAGCGCTCGGCCTACTGCAACATCGTGGTCACCCAGCCCCGGAAGATCGGGGCCAGCAGCATCGCCAGGTGGATTAGTAGAGAGCGCGCCTGGGCTCTGGGAGGCTTGGTGGGCTACCAGGTAAGACAGAGCgcactcctctctctccttgctgATCCTCTACTCTGTGTAAGGTGATGATGGGTGGTGATTATTTCTgctggaaattaaaatgaaaccagTTGCTTGTAGAGCAGAACTgtgacatgattttaaaaatagtgaaactctgaatttctggaaaataaCTTTAATTCCTTTCCCAGTTgaataggaaagaaatgagaattctCAGACTCATGGCTTTTATAATTTTGtccttctgattttattttttgtatgtagatGTCTTTATACACAATTGTCTTAATGTAAAAATGATATAGGTAATATGACTAGAAAAGCCAAACTCTTCCCCtacacaaaaaagggaagaaaaaaatcagcttaaCTTCAGTTTTGATTTGGACCCTGTATTTTTTGATGtacagtaattttttatttcctttattaccTCTATGATTAAATGGACATACCCTTTTTTGGTAGTTAAATGCGAGCCATTTAAAcctgaaaattttctcctttctcttttcctttaccaAATTTAGGTAGGGTTGGAGAAAATAGCAACGGGAGACACGAAGTTAATTTATATGACAGCTGGAGTCCTGCTTCAAAAACTCGTTAGTGCCAAGAGTTTGATGGAGTTCACCCATGTCTTCATTGATGAAGTTAGTATTTGTTATGCATGGCTCTGCTCTTCTGTTCGTGTTCTCATTTCACAAGAGAATACAGTGCAAGTTACTGTGACTGTTCTTTACTTGTAAAGTGTCTTAGAGTACCTAGGGTCTGTATCTGCCTATTCTACTTATGAatgttgactttctgtttttattctttgtccTTGGTTCCAAAATGCGGGCAGGGAGGTTGAGGATTATGGGAAGATTCCTTGTTTAGAGCAGGCGTTGGCAGACTACAACCCTTAGGCCAAATTtggcacctgtttttgtaaataaagttttattggaacacggttttgctcatttgtttatggTTGCTGCTGTGCTACAACAGAAGAGATgcgtagttgtgacagagaccatatgttctgcaaagctggaaatatttattttgtggccTTTTATAAAAGGCCTTCCATAGGAAAAGTCTGCCAATCCCTGGTTTAGAGTATTAGCTACAGCAGACAGTTAATTTAATTAACCGTTTGGTTAATTTAATTGTCTGAGCTTTAATTGATGTgggtattttcactgccttacATGTACTTTCCGTCTAATAAAACAAGgacaatatctttaaaaaaacccaataaatatAAGATATTGATTTATTCACctttcaaaaaaaagagaaaactctaatAAAGTATTGTGAACCCCGTATTTGTGCCAGTCTTAGCTTTCCAAACTTTCCTCAGTCAGGATGGAATAGTTCATTGATTTTGCTTGTATTTTAAGCAAGAAGTTTTTGAGCTGGGGGGGTGTCGTGTTCAGACAACTTTCCCTGGAGTTTTGGAATGCCTCCACTCCAAACTCTTGAGTTTTAGACCTCATCAGTAACGATGCCTTGAGAGGTGTTACTTATTTCTCAAGGAATTAGAAACTTCAGCAAATAAATAGGATTTGTAGGAGGTTGTGAGATGGGGCTGGAGTGCCTGATAGGGGCTGAAA includes:
- the LOC124230796 gene encoding ATP-dependent RNA helicase TDRD9-like, yielding MFPKSLLELVLKIRNSIILFCLNPGPRPPLAKLSNVTCIPETTYKYPDLPINRCKEEVISLIESNSVVIIHGATGSGKSTQLPQYILDHYIQRSAYCNIVVTQPRKIGASSIARWISRERAWALGGLVGYQVGLEKIATGDTKLIYMTAGVLLQKLVSAKSLMEFTHVFIDEVHERTEEMDFLLLVVRKLLRTNSRFVKVVLMSATINCKDFADYFAVPVQNKMNPAYVFEVEGKPHSIEEYYLNDLEHVHHSRLSPHLLEEPVITKDIYEVAVSLIQMFDDLDMKESGKKTWSGAQFVSERSSVLVFLPGYRSIHSIPV